The Bacteroidota bacterium genome has a segment encoding these proteins:
- a CDS encoding cupin domain-containing protein has translation MKITKVSETPIKETPHKVDARMIYNYDSAQAVHITLKPSESLKPHITPVDVFFFVLEGTPEILVGEEKQTVEANCLVESPKDILHCISNNSDKIVRVLVVKAPKPTAKTKLH, from the coding sequence ATGAAAATTACAAAAGTAAGCGAAACTCCAATAAAGGAAACTCCACATAAAGTGGATGCAAGAATGATATACAATTATGATTCAGCTCAGGCAGTACACATTACATTGAAACCGAGTGAAAGCCTAAAACCACATATTACACCTGTTGATGTATTTTTTTTCGTACTCGAAGGTACACCCGAGATTTTAGTTGGCGAGGAAAAACAAACAGTTGAAGCTAATTGTCTTGTTGAAAGTCCCAAAGATATTCTGCATTGTATTTCTAATAATTCAGATAAAATAGTTAGAGTTCTTGTAGTAAAAGCTCCCAAACCAACAGCAAAAACAAAATTGCATTAA